GATTGAGAAGCACTCGGTTCTGAGGCTGCCGCGTTAATTTAGTTGATCCTGAATGTGGAGTGGCGACACTCGATTGTAGTCGATCGTTTCAGATCGATGCATCTGTGTGCGTGTTGGCGTTCATATATATAGCAGCTGGATAGTTGTGGAGTCCTAATTATACTCTCAAGAACTCTGGCTACTTTTCTACTTATATATGGGCGTGGATATTTATGTTTTGAGATTCTGATAAAAAAGGAAGAGAGAAAGTAATGTTTTCATCTACCATAGTGAGCACGAATCTCGAGAAATAAATGGACGGTGATGAAAACACCCACATTCATGCGTTAAATACAAAATTCACTCTCAAAATGGAAATATCACAATTTCAAATACTTTAATGGGTTTGACTGTGACTAGGTGTTACTTCTTACTACTTCAGGATCTCTCAAAACATGCTATTTTTAAAAGCATTGGAGAAACAACTCTGGACCTCTTTTTCAAAAGCTGAAATATTGCTAGCCTGGACACTTGCTTAAATACTACTATGATCTTATAAACTTCAGTTTTAAAAAAACTTTATTGCCAAACCTGCGGTTGAGTCGTCATGACTTGTGTGTACGTTTTGTGGTCGCTTACTACGGTGTGATTTCTCGGCCGGGATGCGTGTTAAGCGTTTCACGTTCTTAGATCATCTGATTTATCATTGCACTTGCGGCCTTGCACATAAAGCTCATCATTCCTGGTAGATAAAGCCGAAGCCGGTGTTGAGTCATAGAAAACCGGCCGGTGGATAGACCATGAATCTATCCACGGTGGATAGACCATGAATTTATGGACGGATGGAGTATTAATGTACAACCTAGATCTACAAAAAAAACATTTGATGACATGGTGGAAGTGCAAATCGATTAAGAAAGACGGTGTTTGATAGGTCGCTTCACAACATGCTCGAGGTGCACTTCAATGTGGAAGTTCTCTGCTCAGTAAGATCATCGGATGACACGGTCGCCTCGCACGTCGCTACGGAAGGTCGAGTGGGCAGTCTCCGTGgtgtatcttttatggtcatagaACCGACCAAAGCAAGCATGCAGAGCAATTTGGAACGAAGGGAGTACTGGACAGTCAATATAAATGTTACCGCAAAGGAGGAATTTTTAGCTCAACTCCGGATTCGCGGTGTTGAGGAGGCCTTGTGTATACTTGTGTAAATGTCATCTACAAATATCTCACGTACACTGCAGTAAGAGTGCagttcatgatagttcaaatactatCATGATACTTTTTTCTATATACTTGGTTATTTTCACATAGTTTGAAAAAGTTGCATTTTTCATGGATCTTTATTTTTTTGAGAAAGTTTTTCATGGATCTTAACATCGGATCAATGGTGAAACTTGACATATTCTCGGTCAACCGTGGATTAGCGAGACTATTTTCGTTTTTATTATATTCTTTTGTCACGCAGAGTCTGCTGGTGATATAGGTGTGTGAACTTGCATACAATGTGTCCGTGCACAGGAACGTACAAGCAACACCATTCAGATGCGAACAAGTTCACATCCTCGAAGAAATGAATGAATTCCAGGGAATCTTTTTTGTTGACGTGAACAACTCTGGGGAATCACGCACTTTCAGACTCTGGAGCATTTGCATTGCATCAGTCAGTCATCGCCTGCGCCAGCACGAAGTAGTGCTACCGCCTTTTCAAAGTTGCAGGCGGGGCTAGCTCCGAGTCCGACCGCTTCCCGTCACGGACTGGCGACACCGTCGCGAACCCGTTTCCTATCCACCGAGAAAGGAACGTTCGCGCGTGGAAATCCCCGGTGCTATCATCGAAGTGGCGAAGATGGACGATCTGTCGATCTATCTGAAGATGTGGGTCTAGTCGCACCCTGAGGCGCTGGTCCAGCATTTTGTCGCCTGTTTTGGTCAATAAAGCTAAGCTCATGCTTTTGCAAGGGACTTGTTTTTTTGACCGAGGTATTGAGAGATGGACTTGTCTGTTTGGTCCATCAGGTTAAGCTCCTGATTAGACATGTTCAGTCTACTCACAAGACTTGGGCAGTTGAACGATATGTTGCCACACTCTTTTCCAGAACGTGTGGAAGACAGCTCTGCTTACCGTTGATTGTAACCAATAGTACTGAGCAATATTAAAGATCTGATTCTACAAGAAAAATGCATGTGGACCACAAACGTGGTGTGCCCTTCTAGAGTGAATCCAAACTCAAAAAAAGTCCAGAACTGAGAATTCAGGACAAATAATTCCACCATCGGGAAATGAACAATGGCCTGGGAGAACTTGCACACCGATACTCCATTAAGTTACATTTCCTTTCTCTTTACAGTGTAACTAACTTGTACAACTGAAGACAACACACTCGTTAATACTCACTCTCCCCATGCTAACCAAACAAAGAAAAGAGAATACATAATCACACAAAGAACGAAAGCCGGGAACTTCCAATACAACAAGGGAAGCGCTTGTTTATACTATACACATACACAAACAAACAAACGAAACCCCCCAAAAATCTCACCCCCTACCTACCAACCAAATATGCATGCTGGACAGAAATAAGAATGTTACAGCTCATTGGTTAGCGTCAATTGGCGCACCAGACCTTGCCTGCGAAATCCGGTTTGCGTAGATGGTTACTAGGCGGAGCTGGGTGCTGCTAAGCCCTTCCAGATAGGGAACAAATGATTTCCCGAGAATGATGTAGATATCCACCAAGCAGAATACAACAGTCTAAAAAATGTGTAAATAATATCAGATATCAACAAGAGCATAAGGAACGCATTCAAAAGCAGATGAAATGCCAGTCCGCAATTGCAGGCCATGAGGTGCTAAGAGATTCACCACCTAGGGATCATAACAAATTTAAAGAGTTGTATACTCTTTACGCTTAAAGCAACGCAATTAATCAGAAAAACAAAGTTGCAACAATTATAGGAAATTGATTATTCTAATACAAGGTACTATGAGAAAATTTCTAAGATTGTAAGCTAAACAGTAACTACATAAGGAGATTTTGGTTGTCAACGATTTAAGATCTGAATCCAAATAATGGTGAGCTAACTAAATATGGTGCTAATAATCAATGATAACCTAAACACATGGACATACAAACCAACTAGGTAGAAAGTGGAGGTACATCATGTATTGTAATGGATAGGGAATAAAACATTTTATCCAGAATAAGTTTCATGCTAAGTTCACTTTGGCAACCTAAATTCATGAACTATGACTTTTCTTGATCCAGATCAGCAGAACAGATCATAGATCACTAATGGATTCCAGTTGGATCATGTAAGTGACTTCAAACCCAGGAACCATATGGAAAAGAAACCTGGATGTGACTTCATACTAAGGAACCATATGGAAAAAGAACCTGGAAGTATCATCCCTAATGAACTTAATTTTTAGCAAAATGACAGGATTCCGTTCCACTTGTCCGTTCTTTTCCTGTTCCTACTCTACCCACAGGCTGAACAAAGTTGGATCATGAGCCATAGCTTCCGCGAGGCATGCTGCTAGGCATACTACTAGGAGTGTGGACCATGGGCCTACAGCCGGCAGGCTGCACAAGGGGCAGCGAGCCGGAGTTGTCTGAGATAGTGCTGCATTAGTTAGTTGAGCTAGCATCAGGTTTGTACTTAATAATTcttgtcccccccccccccccttcttcATCATCTCTTGACACAACTAGCACACTAAGAATATTTAGTCTATCTATTCACTGAGTCCCCTCCCCATTTCATCATCTCAATGCCTTCACCCCTAACAACCTGGCCATCCTCCCAATGGTAGTTAACATATTATGTGGAAGGTACATGACATGTACTCATTAAAAAATCATAACCATCATAGCTTCATGATAATACAAAATACAAAATTCAAACTTGAGAGGTATTAAACCAATGAATATCTATAGCAGGAAATACGCCATGATAATATCTACAGTACATTCGTACCCACCTTTCGAACATCTGGACTTTGGTTACTAAAAGCATCAAAGAGTGCTGGCAAAAATGTAGGCAATTGATtcatcaactcctcctgagaaaaGTGTGCAACGAGCTGCGAAGATTACCAGAAGATATTAGCAGTCAAAACTGGTTGTTTAGGGCTACAGCAGGGGCTAAAGGCCTAAGAGATATCTTGCCGACAAGTTGGGATGTGAATTAGCTTCTATACACTGTATAATGTGTACCTCCTAGGAGGCATGTAAACAAACtctatcttttcaatgaaatgaaacgccTCAAGAAAAAAAAACTGGTTGTTCAAGATATGTTCAATTCCTTGTTTAGTTGTTTCTGATAGGCCAGAAACACTAAATAAAGAATGGAACTAGATTCTCAAACATGTTCACATGTAGTACTGCTGCCCACTATGGCAGACTTTTAGAACTCTATATGAGATACCTTTGTCAAACAGTTGATAGATACAACAAGCGTCTTTTCATCATCACTGACCAAAAGAGGTACTACAACCTGCATTAGAACGAAAGACCATGGAAGTAAATTTAGTTACACACTTACACCTAGCAGAAACAAAATTAACACTGATATATAAGAGAAAAGATTGGTACATACAGAAAGACATCTGAAATGGTCATATTTTGACAACAGAACATTTATGCATCGGTTTGCTTCATCAGAAATCTGCATAGCCACAAAAAACATTAAGTTAACACAAAAAAGAACCGAGAATAAGTCGAAACTTTCTAACAAGGAAAAAAAGAAAGGCAGGAATACCTTTGCCACCATATCTTTGGTCACATGCAGGAGTTTTTCAAGAACAATCTCAATTGATTCTTCCATAGCATCTTTCTGCAAGCAAAATAATCATTACTAGTAAAAAAAAAGGAGATGATTAATTAAACTAATCTTCAAGTGCATAAACTTTCAACAACGGACCTGATTGTTGAGCATCTCGCCAATTAAAGATACAGCAAGCTCCCTAGTAGACAAGTCGGAGTCAGCCAGCACCTCAAGTACAGCTGTTAATATTTGATTGAAGTACTGTTGAAAATCAAAGGCTTCAATTAGCGTGCAAACAGTTGAAACTGCTCAGATTTAGCTTAGTATGTATTGTAATTATAAGTACTCAGTTATAAATGAATTTCACTTTCACTTTTACAAAGCACAATTTGCTAAATCCCCAGCAAACTTGAATGAGTATTTGAATGGCATGGTTGCACTTCAACTGATTTTAGTTATCTGTGGCATTCTCTGTGAGATGCAAATGCACAGGGGCATATTatgttaccttttcttatatattTTTTCTTAAACCTTTTTATCATTGTGTGGGTATATGAAATCAATACAGTTGTTTGAAAGGAAATCAGGTTGCAAACCTTTGACCAAATGGAGCTGTCATTAGAAAGAGAAGCTTTAATCAACTGTTGCAATGATGTATTCTTTTCCAAACTCGATACTTCACTGTCGGTGCTTATCTAAAAAAAAAGTTAGGAAAAGAGATAAAGCACTTGACAAAGATTTAGGGAAGCACAATAAAGTGAAAGGATTTTTCATTAGTACCTGATGGAGAAGTTGTGGTATGCTCAAGCCGTTGTCAGCATGAAGGCTGGTCTTTATAGAACTAAGGTTTACAACCAAATCTCCATCTTGAACGTTTTTTACAGTAGTTAAACTAATGGCATTATGCCCATCAGGATTGCGGAGTTGGGTGAAGTCTAACCGAGGAGTGCTCAGAGGAGTTTCGCCATCTAAGGAGGCATCAGTTTTTTCAGGATAGTTTGTCCAAGAACGTTTGTCTACCACAACTGAGCTAGTATTCTTCTTTGATTCTCTACTTCTAGATAAAAGAACTTCAGTTCCTGCAGCCAGATCCGAGCTTTGATTAGTATCTACGCTCATATCAGAAGTTGTTCGACCCATAGAGACGTTATGCAGTGTGGACTCTTGCACTGTATTTGTCTTCTTTGCCCCTTCAGTATCAGGTGAACCAGAAGAATACCGCCCAAAAGGATAGCTGTTCTTCACTGTCTGTGCATAACCATCTTCGGAAGAAGTTCCAAAATCTGCTTGGTCGTAAGATTTAGGACGGGGCCGttctttcttgctctgtaagtagTTAACCAGATCAACCTCAATACGAGGTGTTTTTTGCTTCAAGGCACGCCTCAATAGGTTTTGCTCTTCAACTGACAAGCTTAATATAAAATTTAGCACTGCTGTAGAATCAAACTGAGAATACACAGATATGATACCAGAAATAGATGCCTCCTTCAATTTTGCATTCTTTTCATTTACTAAAGGTGCCAATTTGGAAAGCCATAGCTTAAGGAAGCCGCTGTTACTATAACCTTCAGAATCTACAGTGTACCTGCCGAACGATTTGTTTGCAAATTCAATAACAGCCAGTTTTGCCTTTGGGGACCTCTGTTCATCTAGCGAGCGTACTAGGGCAGGTAGCAACATATCAACAGCATATATCCGACCAACAATCTCCAACGTCAACGAACATGGTTTTTTTACCAACTCTTTTGGATCAATAAGGCGGGAAAAAACATGTGGCAAAATCCTTTCGACGTAACTCTCAAATGGCTTCTTGCAAGCTGGAATAATCTCTGCAAGTGCAGAAAAGGCCGCTTGTGCTACCTTATGATGAGGATCGTCCATATGACGGAAAAACAGCTTCATGACCTTTTCAAAATTCTGACTAATTTCTTGCACACCTTTCAGACCTTGTTGAACTATATTCCGAATAAAATCAAAAGCTGAGACTTTTGCTATCCAGTCCGAGCTAGGATTCAGACCCTCAGAAAGTGCATCATGCAGAGATACCAGAGTGTCTGTATATCTAGACACATCACTAGATGGTGCTTGGCTATCATCAAAACTGTGTCTGCCACTTCCAGAAGCCCTTGATATTACCTGCTTTCTTAGAAGAGGTCTCTGGAAATTCGGGACATTGCTATTATGTGAATCTCTGTGAGCGGGTGCATCCCTATAAGGCATATCAACATAGTTTTTCTCGGTGTGCATTTGAGGATATCGCCTAGTTGATCGGGTATCATTACTCTCATCCATGCGGCCAAAATCTTGTAGCCTCTCCGTAGATCTTCTCACATAAGGTAGCGATAAGCCTGTCATGGACTCGGATGGCAGGTTACTCAAATATGGTGATCTTGATCGCTCTCTGGTAGCCAACTGTGTTGTCATTGTATCCAGTAAACGGGAACCTCCATTTCGCGCAACGCTAGGAATGGTTGAATCCAAGAATGTAGAGTTCTGCAAGGATAGATGATTTGAAGCTGGTGCTGCAAGAGGAACAGGAGGATCACGAGATGATGGAGGATCAACCCCTGCACTAGGATTACAAAAAATAAGAAACTGGATTGCTAATATCATATATTATTAGAAATGAGTTAAGAAATACATTATAAAAAGagtattcaaattcttaaaagcaATTTATGACTAAGTGAATTAAAGCATACCAAGGTCCAAGCTTGTTGAGCGTGCAACCGAGAGATTTTGCCTATCTGATATGCTTGCACCTTTAAGCAGACTTTCAATGGCAGAAACCTTCTCTTTGCTAGAGTTAAGCACACTTTCTAGGCTTCTTTCAGAAATTCTGCTGGTTGTCTTTGAGTGCGATAAACGAAGATTGTTCGATGAAAGAGATGAATCTGAAGAAATAGCTGCACTCTTGTCCATTGCAACAATAGCTGAAGTGGCATATCCTGGCATATGTGTGCCTCCTGCATGAGATGAAGCACGAGAAGGCTGCACAACCCTCTCACGTAGTGAGGGAGAAGCGTAACGTTTGTGCACGCCATCCTCATCATTTATCGTCTGCAATGGTTGTTAATTGCACATTACAATCCAGGATGTTTAATCTTACAAAAATTCTGTAAGGGGAGAAAAAACACAAAAGGAAAGCAGTATGGCGTACCCTCTGTATAGCAGGATCGAATAACATAAAAAGACGGCGTGAGCGTTCAGGCCATGTCTTTGTGAATAATCTATAGCAAGTTCTTGCAGTTGCACGGACCTAGTTGCAAAGTGCATGGAACAGAAAATTAATCAGAATGAATGTGGACAGAACCAAAATGACCTCACCATACCAGCAGGCTATTTTACGTTTAACAATTTTGTCCATCATAAGCAGGTACAAGATCATATACCAATATAAAGCTTGAACACAAAATATAGACTTGCCATTTACCACATTATTAATCCTCTACCTCATAATTTAACTGGTTTCTAAGCAAACCTATCTTCTTCATTTTCATGCCGAATAAGCTAACATATTTCCAAATGGATTCATTGCTCATGTGTATATTTACAAAGAGTCCGCAAAATAACACCAATAGATTCTGTTTCAGCAATGCAACATCAATCATCTCTGCAATTCTGGTGGCAGTCAGTTGCGGCTAGGTTAAAGTGTAATGGTTGATTC
This region of Lolium perenne isolate Kyuss_39 chromosome 2, Kyuss_2.0, whole genome shotgun sequence genomic DNA includes:
- the LOC127335519 gene encoding CLIP-associated protein isoform X2, which codes for MEAALEAARAKDTKERLAGVERLHEALDAAARRGLAPAEVTALVDTCVDLTRDANFRVAQGGLQALAAAAVLAGDHFKIHLNALVPAAVERLGDGKQPVREAARQLLITLMEIASPTIILERAGNYAWAHKSWRVREEFVLTVATAVGLFASTELLMQRVLLSPVLQLMNDSNQSVREAAISCIEEMYKNMGSQFHEELQRHNLPPYMLKEINSRLNRIEPKVPPSDGAATQYKVAESRSLSVNPKRGSPKTKSTTRESTLFGGDSDITEKPVEAIRVHSEKELLREFEKIAATLVPEKDWSVRIAAMQRIEALIYGGAIDYPSFLVLLKQMVPPLSTQLADRRSTIVKQACHLLNVLSKELLGDFEPCAEQFIPMLFKLVVITVLVIAESADTCIKTILRNCKVARVLPRVADTAKNDRSAVLRARCCEYALLILEYWADAPEIQRSADLYEDLIKCCVADAMSEVRATARTCYRLFTKTWPERSRRLFMLFDPAIQRTINDEDGVHKRYASPSLRERVVQPSRASSHAGGTHMPGYATSAIVAMDKSAAISSDSSLSSNNLRLSHSKTTSRISERSLESVLNSSKEKVSAIESLLKGASISDRQNLSVARSTSLDLAPASNHLSLQNSTFLDSTIPSVARNGGSRLLDTMTTQLATRERSRSPYLSNLPSESMTGLSLPYVRRSTERLQDFGRMDESNDTRSTRRYPQMHTEKNYVDMPYRDAPAHRDSHNSNVPNFQRPLLRKQVISRASGSGRHSFDDSQAPSSDVSRYTDTLVSLHDALSEGLNPSSDWIAKVSAFDFIRNIVQQGLKGVQEISQNFEKVMKLFFRHMDDPHHKVAQAAFSALAEIIPACKKPFESYVERILPHVFSRLIDPKELVKKPCSLTLEIVGRIYAVDMLLPALVRSLDEQRSPKAKLAVIEFANKSFGRYTVDSEGYSNSGFLKLWLSKLAPLVNEKNAKLKEASISGIISVYSQFDSTAVLNFILSLSVEEQNLLRRALKQKTPRIEVDLVNYLQSKKERPRPKSYDQADFGTSSEDGYAQTVKNSYPFGRYSSGSPDTEGAKKTNTVQESTLHNVSMGRTTSDMSVDTNQSSDLAAGTEVLLSRSRESKKNTSSVVVDKRSWTNYPEKTDASLDGETPLSTPRLDFTQLRNPDGHNAISLTTVKNVQDGDLVVNLSSIKTSLHADNGLSIPQLLHQISTDSEVSSLEKNTSLQQLIKASLSNDSSIWSKYFNQILTAVLEVLADSDLSTRELAVSLIGEMLNNQKDAMEESIEIVLEKLLHVTKDMVAKISDEANRCINVLLSKYDHFRCLSVVVPLLVSDDEKTLVVSINCLTKLVAHFSQEELMNQLPTFLPALFDAFSNQSPDVRKTVVFCLVDIYIILGKSFVPYLEGLSSTQLRLVTIYANRISQARSGAPIDANQ
- the LOC127335519 gene encoding CLIP-associated protein isoform X1 — protein: MEAALEAARAKDTKERLAGVERLHEALDAAARRGLAPAEVTALVDTCVDLTRDANFRVAQGGLQALAAAAVLAGDHFKIHLNALVPAAVERLGDGKQPVREAARQLLITLMEIASPTIILERAGNYAWAHKSWRVREEFVLTVATAVGLFASTELLMQRVLLSPVLQLMNDSNQSVREAAISCIEEMYKNMGSQFHEELQRHNLPPYMLKEINSRLNRIEPKVPPSDGAATQYKVAESRSLSVNPKRGSPKTKSTTRESTLFGGDSDITEKPVEAIRVHSEKELLREFEKIAATLVPEKDWSVRIAAMQRIEALIYGGAIDYPSFLVLLKQMVPPLSTQLADRRSTIVKQACHLLNVLSKELLGDFEPCAEQFIPMLFKLVVITVLVIAESADTCIKTILRNCKVARVLPRVADTAKNDRSAVLRARCCEYALLILEYWADAPEIQRSADLYEDLIKCCVADAMSEVRATARTCYRLFTKTWPERSRRLFMLFDPAIQRTINDEDGVHKRYASPSLRERVVQPSRASSHAGGTHMPGYATSAIVAMDKSAAISSDSSLSSNNLRLSHSKTTSRISERSLESVLNSSKEKVSAIESLLKGASISDRQNLSVARSTSLDLGVDPPSSRDPPVPLAAPASNHLSLQNSTFLDSTIPSVARNGGSRLLDTMTTQLATRERSRSPYLSNLPSESMTGLSLPYVRRSTERLQDFGRMDESNDTRSTRRYPQMHTEKNYVDMPYRDAPAHRDSHNSNVPNFQRPLLRKQVISRASGSGRHSFDDSQAPSSDVSRYTDTLVSLHDALSEGLNPSSDWIAKVSAFDFIRNIVQQGLKGVQEISQNFEKVMKLFFRHMDDPHHKVAQAAFSALAEIIPACKKPFESYVERILPHVFSRLIDPKELVKKPCSLTLEIVGRIYAVDMLLPALVRSLDEQRSPKAKLAVIEFANKSFGRYTVDSEGYSNSGFLKLWLSKLAPLVNEKNAKLKEASISGIISVYSQFDSTAVLNFILSLSVEEQNLLRRALKQKTPRIEVDLVNYLQSKKERPRPKSYDQADFGTSSEDGYAQTVKNSYPFGRYSSGSPDTEGAKKTNTVQESTLHNVSMGRTTSDMSVDTNQSSDLAAGTEVLLSRSRESKKNTSSVVVDKRSWTNYPEKTDASLDGETPLSTPRLDFTQLRNPDGHNAISLTTVKNVQDGDLVVNLSSIKTSLHADNGLSIPQLLHQISTDSEVSSLEKNTSLQQLIKASLSNDSSIWSKYFNQILTAVLEVLADSDLSTRELAVSLIGEMLNNQKDAMEESIEIVLEKLLHVTKDMVAKISDEANRCINVLLSKYDHFRCLSVVVPLLVSDDEKTLVVSINCLTKLVAHFSQEELMNQLPTFLPALFDAFSNQSPDVRKTVVFCLVDIYIILGKSFVPYLEGLSSTQLRLVTIYANRISQARSGAPIDANQ